The Brachyspira hyodysenteriae ATCC 27164 sequence GAAGACTTGATAATTTACAGGCTGGTATTTTGCTTGAGAAATTCAAAGGCTTTGATGCAGATATGGATCATAGAAGAAGTGCTGCTGAATACTATAATGAAAAATTAAAAGATGTAGTAAAAGTCCCTCAAGTTGCTGAGTATACTCAAAGCGTACATGCTCAGTATGTTATACAGGTAGAAAATAATAGAGATGAAGTAAGAACTAAATTAAATGAATTAGGAATACCTACTGCACTTTATTATCCTCATCCTATACACTTAGCTCCTATACTTGTAAAAAAACTAGGATATAAAGAAGGAGATATGCCTGTGTCTGAATATGCTTCAAAACATAATCTTGCTTTGCCTATAGATAATGATATTCTTAAAGAAGAACAAGATATGGTTATAGATGCAGTAAAAAAAGTTGTAAAATAATAATAAATATATAATTATAATGAAAAAAGCAGGTGTTTAGGCACTTGCTTTTTTATTTTATTTATATGAATTAGCTTTTAAATAGGAAATTATATTTCACTTTTTTTTGTAATTTCATGATTTAAAGAAATTAATTTATTATACTAGTAATATAACTTAATAAATTTGACAAATAGAACAATGTTTTATATCATATTTAAATGAGGAGAAAATATGGATAATCTTAATAAATTAATAGACCATACTATTTTAAGACCTGATGCCACAATAGATGAGATAAGAAAGCTATGTATAGAAGCAAAAGAATATGGATTTTATTCTGTATGTGTAAATTCAGCTTATGTCAATGTAGCTTATAATTTTTTATTGCATTCAGATGTAAAAGTATGTTCTGTAGTAGGCTTTCCTTTGGGTGCTATGATGAAAGAGGCAAAAGCTTATGAAACAAAAGTTGCTGTTGATAGCGGAGCTGATGAAATAGATATGGTAGTAAATGTTGGTTTCTTAAAAAGTAAAAAAATAGATCTTTTTGAAAGAGATATAAAAAAAGTAAGAGATGCATGCCATGCTAGTGTATTAAAAGTAATTATAGAAACTTGTCTTTTAACAGATGAAGAAAAAGTATTAGCATGTAAAATAGCCAAAGAATGCGGAGCAAATTTTGTTAAAACTTCTACAGGATTTTCTACAGGCGGAGCAACAGAACATGATGTAAAACTTATGCGTGAGGCTGTAGGCAAAGAAATGGGAGTTAAAGCTTCAGGCGGTATAAAAACTTATGAAGATGCTATAAAAATGGTAGAGGCAGGTGCTAACAGACTTGGAACAAGCAGCGGAATAGCAATAATGAAATCTGC is a genomic window containing:
- the deoC gene encoding deoxyribose-phosphate aldolase, coding for MDNLNKLIDHTILRPDATIDEIRKLCIEAKEYGFYSVCVNSAYVNVAYNFLLHSDVKVCSVVGFPLGAMMKEAKAYETKVAVDSGADEIDMVVNVGFLKSKKIDLFERDIKKVRDACHASVLKVIIETCLLTDEEKVLACKIAKECGANFVKTSTGFSTGGATEHDVKLMREAVGKEMGVKASGGIKTYEDAIKMVEAGANRLGTSSGIAIMKSALK